One part of the Gossypium raimondii isolate GPD5lz chromosome 1, ASM2569854v1, whole genome shotgun sequence genome encodes these proteins:
- the LOC105783592 gene encoding uncharacterized protein LOC105783592 — MDFSRRRTGFLLSIALFQVLLIVQVAVAQTSNDERRQRHSEGYCAMYDICGERSDGKVVNCPYGSPAVKPDELLSSKIQSLCPTITGNVCCTKAQFDTLRSQVQQAIPFLVGCPACLRNFLNLFCELTCSPNQSLFINVTSISKIKNNSTVDGIDFFITDDFGEGLYESCKDVKFGTMNTRALEFIGAGAKNFKEWFAFIGRRAPNNMPGSPYAIQFLPTVPESSGMKPMNVSTYSCRDVSLGCSCGDCPSSPVCSNTAISTSNKAATCSVQIGSLKAKCVDLALAILYIVLVSMFFGWGVFHRTRKRSRSFRMKPFTDAAQGGESHSLSRQKADNLPMQRLEDANQSSTGVQLSVVQGYMSDFYRKYGLWVARHPTLVLSLSVGMVLVLCLGLVRFKVETRPEKLWVGPGSKAAEEKRFFDSNLAPFYRIEQLILATIPDALNGKSPSIVTEENIKLLFEIQKKIDGIRANYSGSMISLTDICMKPMGEDCATQSVIQYFKMDPSYDADDRLEHVNYCFQHYTSAESCMSAFKAPVDPSTVLGGFSGSNYTEASAFIVTYPVNNALDKEGNETQKAVAWEKAFVQLAKDELLPMVQSRNLTFSFSSESSIEEELKRESTADAITILISYLVMFAYISLTLGDTPRLSSFYISSKVLLGLSGVLLVMLSVLGSVGFFSAIGVKSTLIIMEVIPFLVLAVGVDNMCILVHSVKRQPLDLPLEGRISNALVEVGPSITLASLSEVFVFAVGSFIPMPACRVFSMFAALAVLLDFLLQVTAFVSLIVFDFLRAEGRRVDCFPCIKASSTYAESEKGIGGRKPGLLARYMKEVHAPILNLWGVKIIVVAVFVAFALASIALSTRIEPGLEQKIVLPQDSYLQGYFNNVSEYLRIGPPLYFVVKNYNYSSESIDTNKLCSISQCNSDSLLNEIARASLTPESSYIAKPAASWLDDFLVWLSPEAFGCCRKFTNGSYCPPDDQPPCCSPNDTACGLSEVCKDCTTCFRHSDLHNDRPSTAQFREKLPWFLDALPSADCSKGGHGAYTSSVEVTGYESGIIKASSFRTYHTPLNKQIDYVNSMRAARKFASRVSDSLKMEIFPYSVFYMFFEQYLDIWKTALINLAIAIGAVFIVCLVITCSLWTSAIILLVLAMILVDLMGVMAILGIQLNAVSVVNLVMSVGIAVEFCVHITHAFSVSSGNRNERVKEALGTMGASVFSGITLTKLVGVLVLCFSKTEVFVVYYFQMYLALVLLGFLHGLVFLPVVLSMVGPPSRCIRVEKQDERPSVSSQP, encoded by the exons ATGGACTTCTCTCGCCGAAGAACTGGATTTCTTTTATCCATTGCTTTGTTTCAG gTTTTATTAATTGTACAAGTGGCCGTTGCACAGACGAGCAATGATGAGCGAAG GCAGAGACATTCTGAAGGATATTGTGCAATGTATGACATTTGTGGAGAGCGAAGTGATGGCAAAGTAGTGAACTGTCCTTATGGTTCTCCAGCAGTAAAG CCTGATGAGTTACTTTCGTCAAAGATTCAAAGTTTGTGCCCCACAATTACTGGAAACGTTTGTTGTACAAAAGCTCAATTTGACACACTACGGAGTCAAGTCCAGCAG GCAATTCCTTTTCTTGTAGGCTGTCCAGCTTGCTTGAGAAACTTTTTGAATCTGTTCTGTGAGCTCACATGCTCCCCAAATCAAAGTTTGTTCATCAATGTGACTTCTATATCCAAG ATAAAAAATAACTCGACTGTGGACGGAATTGACTTTTTCATAACTGATGATTTTGGTGAGGGGTTGTATGAATCTTGCAAGGATGTCAAGTTTGGTACCATGAATACTCGTGCTTTGGAATTTATTGGTGCTGgtgctaaaaattttaaag AGTGGTTTGCTTTCATTGGTAGGCGAGCGCCGAACAACATGCCAGGTTCACCATATGCCATTCAGTTCCTGCCAACTGTTCCTGAATCATCTGGGATGAAGCCTATGAATGTATCTACATATTCATGTAGAGATGTTTCACTGGGCTGTTCTTGTGGTGATTGTCCTTCATCTCCTGTCTGTTCTAATACAGCTATATCTACTTCCAATAAAGCGGCTACATGTTCAGTTCAAATTGGATCTCTTAAG GCCAAATGTGTTGATTTAGCTTTAGCCATCCTTTATATTGTATTGGTTTCTATGTTCTTCGGATGGGGTGTGTTTCACCGGACAAGAAAAAGAAGCCGGTCTTTTAGAATGAAACCATTTACAGATGCAGCTCAGGGTGGTGAATCTCATTCTCTTAGTAGGCAAAAAGCTGACAATCTCCCCATGCAG AGGCTAGAGGATGCTAATCAAAGTAGCACTGGGGTTCAACTTTCTGTTGTGCAAGGATACATGTCAGATTTTTACAG GAAATATGGACTATGGGTTGCCAGACATCCAACCCTAGTATTGAGTTTGTCAGTGGGAATGGTTCTTGTACTTTGCTTGGGTCTAGTCCGTTTCAAGGTGGAAACACGGCCAGAGAAG CTATGGGTAGGGCCTGGGAGTAAAGCTGCGGAAGAGAAACGGTTTTTTGACAGCAACCTAGCTCCTTTTTACAGAATTGAGCAG CTAATATTAGCAACAATTCCAGATGCCTTGAATGGTAAATCACCCAGCATTGTGACTGAGGAAAATATTAAGTTgttatttgaaattcaaaagaaG ATTGATGGAATCCGGGCAAATTATTCTGGCTCAATGATATCTTTGACAGATATTTGCATGAAGCCAATGGGGGAGGATTGTGCCACACAAAGTGTTATACAG TATTTCAAGATGGATCCAAGTTATGATGCTGATGATCGACTGGAACACGTGAACTATTGTTTTCAG CATTATACCTCTGCAGAATCATGTATGAGTGCTTTTAAAGCCCCAGTAGATCCTAGCACTGTATTAGGAGGTTTCTCTGGAAGCAACTATACTGAG GCTTCTGCATTTATAGTAACTTATCCGGTAAACAATGCTTTGGACAAAGAAGGGAATGAAACTCAAAAAGCAGTTGCTTGGGAGAAGGCCTTTGTTCAGTTAGCAAAG GATGAGTTGTTGCCTATGGTTCAGTCTAGAAAtttgacattttctttttcttcggAAAGCTCCATTGAGGAAGAGTTGAAAAGAGAGAGCACCGCAGATGCCATAACGATATTG ATAAGCTATCTTGTGATGTTTGCTTACATATCTCTGACCTTGGGTGATACACCTCGATTATCTTCCTTTTACATTTCATCTAAG GTATTGCTTGGCCTTTCTGGCGTTCTGCTTGTCATGCTCTCAGTTCTTGGATCTGTAGGATTTTTTAGTGCTATTGGAGTAAAATCTACTCTAATCATAATGGAAGTTATTCCTTTTCTTGTTCTTGCA GTTGGTGTGGATAATATGTGCATACTGGTGCACTCTGTTAAGCGGCAACCTTTGGACTTACCTCTAGAAGGAAGGATAAGCAATGCACTTGTGGAAGTGGGGCCATCCATAACCCTTGCTAGTCTATCTGAGGTTTTTGTGTTTGCAGTTGGAAGTTTCATTCCTATGCCCGCCTGCCGTGTTTTCTCCATGTTTGCAG CACTGGCTGTTCTGTTGGATTTCCTTCTGCAGGTCACTGCTTTTGTTTCTCTGATAGTTTTCGACTTTTTGCGAGCCGAGGGTAGAAGGGTTGATTGTTTTCCATGTATAAAAGCATCATCAACATATGCTGAATCTGAGAAAG GCATTGGTGGGAGAAAACCCGGGCTACTGGCTCGATATATGAAG GAGGTACATGCTCCCATTCTCAATCTTTGGGGGGTGAAAATTATAGTGGTTGCTGTTTTTGTTGCTTTTGCATTGGCTAGCATT GCACTGTCCACCCGTATTGAGCCTGGTTTGGAGCAAAAGATTGTTCTTCCCCAAGACTCGTATCTGCAG GGCTATTTCAATAATGTTTCAGAGTATCTCAGAATTGGACCACCGCTGTATTTTGTTGTGAAGAACTATAATTATAG TTCAGAATCAATAGATACAAATAAGTTGTGCTCCATCAGCCAATGTAACTCAGACTCTCTTTTAAATGAG ATAGCTAGAGCATCCTTGACACCAGAATCAAGCTATATTGCTAAGCCAGCTGCTTCATGGCTTGATGACTTTCTTGTATGGTTATCTCCAGAAGCATTTGGTTGCTGTCGGAAATTTACTAATGGGAGTTATTGTCCCCCTGATGATCAG CCTCCTTGTTGCTCTCCCAATGACACTGCTTGTGGGTTGAGTGAAGTGTGCAAAGATTGCACTACG TGCTTCCGTCACTCAGATTTACATAATGATCGCCCCTCTACAGCCCAATTTAGGGAGAAACTTCCATGGTTCCTTGATGCTTTGCCTTCTGCTGATTGTTCAAAAGGCGGACATGGTGCTTACACTAGCAGTGTGGAAGTCACAG GCTATGAAAGTGGTATCATTAAGGCATCATCATTCCGCACCTACCATACACCACTCAATAAGCAG ATTGATTATGTTAACTCAATGAGGGCTGCTCGAAAATTTGCATCAAGGGTTTCAGATTCTTTAAAG ATGGAAATCTTCCCATATTCCGTGTTTTATATGTTCTTTGAGCAATACCTTGATATATGGAAGACAGCTCTCATCAACCTTGCAATTGCGATTG GTGCggtatttattgtttgtttagTTATTACATGCAG TTTGTGGACCTCAGCGATCattttgttggtgttggcaATGATTCTCGTTGATCTTATG GGTGTGATGGCAATTCTCGGGATTCAACTCAACGCGGTCTCCGTTGTTAATCTTGTTATGTCAGTGGGCATTGCTGTTGAGTTCTGCGTGCATATAACACATGCATTTTCA GTAAGCAGCGGGAATAGAAATGAAAGGGTAAAGGAGGCTCTGGGAACGATGGGAGCTTCTGTCTTCAG TGGAATCACTTTGACAAAGCTAGTAGGGGTGCTGGTACTCTGCTTCTCAAAGACGGAAGTTTTTGTG GTCTATTACTTCCAGATGTACCTAGCTTTAGTCCTTCTAGGTTTCTTACACGGGCTTGTATTTTTGCCG GTGGTGTTGAGCATGGTCGGTCCACCGTCGAGATGTATACGAGTTGAGAAGCAAGATGAGCGACCCTCGGTTTCATCTCAGCCATAA